Proteins from a single region of Drosophila biarmipes strain raj3 chromosome 3R, RU_DBia_V1.1, whole genome shotgun sequence:
- the LOC108024840 gene encoding chymotrypsin-1, translated as MQLLYLSLLVLLLLQPPNLCQSKRLFGPHTTGLSGRIKGGEDAEIGFAPYQVSLQPIVGSHNCGGAILNEQWIITAGHCVENFIPALVNVITGTNKWAEPGAVYYTEEIHMHCMYDQPYMHNDIALVKLTQNITFNELTQPIDLPNRPVRSGDEIVLTGWGAQEPYAGSVENLQKLTLGFVPLDECYEIFNQTSSMGVGHICTFSREGEGSCHGDSGGPLVSNGHLVGVVNWGRPCGVGFPDVQANVYYYLDWIRSKISGNSKCYY; from the coding sequence ATGCAGCTGCTCTACCTTAGCCTTTTggtcctcctgctcctgcagcCCCCGAACTTGTGCCAGTCGAAGCGCTTGTTTGGACCCCACACCACGGGGCTATCGGGTAGGATTAAGGGTGGCGAGGATGCTGAGATTGGGTTTGCACCGTATCAGGTCTCCCTGCAACCCATTGTGGGTTCCCATAACTGCGGCGGTGCCATACTGAACGAACAATGGATCATCACCGCCGGCCACTGTGTGGAGAACTTTATTCCCGCTCTGGTGAACGTCATCACGGGCACGAACAAATGGGCAGAGCCGGGAGCTGTTTACTACACCGAAGAGATCCACATGCACTGCATGTACGACCAGCCCTATATGCACAACGACATCGCCCTGGTGAAGCTCACCCAGAACATCACCTTCAACGAGCTGACCCAGCCCATCGATTTGCCCAATAGACCGGTGCGTTCCGGCGACGAGATCGTCCTAACGGGTTGGGGTGCCCAGGAGCCCTACGCTGGCTCGGTGGAGAACCTGCAGAAGTTGACCCTGGGCTTTGTGCCCCTGGATGAGTGCTACGAGATCTTCAACCAAACCAGCAGCATGGGTGTGGGTCACATCTGCACCTTTTCGCGGGAGGGCGAGGGATCCTGTCACGGCGATTCCGGTGGTCCGCTGGTCAGCAATGGCCACCTGGTGGGCGTGGTCAACTGGGGAAGACCTTGCGGTGTGGGATTCCCCGATGTGCAGGCCAATGTGTACTACTATTTGGACTGGATTCGCAGCAAGAtcagcggcaatagc